One stretch of Podospora pseudoanserina strain CBS 124.78 chromosome 4, whole genome shotgun sequence DNA includes these proteins:
- a CDS encoding hypothetical protein (COG:S; EggNog:ENOG503P0FN), producing MPVTTVGIAGITGRLARLITHHLLALSPTLTIKGYCRDLSTATSYPTLKNITITQGDPYDPTALRHFVSGCDVVICGFFGDPRLMTEGQKLLIEACEAEGVKRYVAGDWTLNYDKLQYGEHPQKDCQKRVKEFLQEDGRKVKGVHMLIGIFYETLWSDYFGVFRPGEGEGVVMRYWGTGEEVWEGLSYDDAARYSANVALDEEAVGVVTFLGDRKSTKQLAAEFEEVYGVAPRLDCLGTVEELQTKMETTREKEPQNIFAWLADNYQTYIMNGQTYVPTKLDNGRYPDVKPLTFKEFLQNHKVEELNGLYAKAAADL from the exons ATGCCCGTCACCACAGTCGGAATAGCAGGCATAACCGGCCGCCTCGCCCGCCTAATaacccatcacctcctcgccctttcccccaccctcaccatcaaagGTTACTGCCGCGACCTCTCCACAGCCACCTCCTACCCAACCCTcaaaaacatcaccatcacccaagGCGACCCATACGACCCCACCGCCCTACGTCATTTCGTCTCGGGATGTGACGTGGTGATCTGCGGCTTTTTCGGCGACCCCCGCCTCATGACCGAGGGGCAGAAACTCCTCATTGAGGCGTGCGAAGCTGAAGGGGTGAAAAGGTATGTCGCGGGGGATTGGACGCTGAATTATGATAAACTTCAGTATGGGGAGCACCCTCAGAAGGATTGCCagaagagggtgaaggagttTCTCCAGGAGGACGGGAGGAAGGTCAAGGGGGTGCATATGTTGATTGGGATTTTTTACGAGACGCTTTGGAGTGATTATTTTGGGGTTTTTaggccgggggagggggagggggtggtgatgaggtattgggggactggggaggaggtttgggaggggttgagttATGATGATGCTGCTAGGTATTCTGCCAACGTGGcgctggatgaggaggcggtgggggttGTGACTT TTCTTGGTGACAGGAAGAGTACGAAGCAGCTTgcggccgagtttgaggaggtttATGGAGTAGCTCCGAGGTTGGATTGTTTGGGtacggtggaggagttgcagACCAAGATGGAGACCACGCGCGAGAAAGAGCCGCAAAATATCTTTGCTTGGTTGGCTGA TAACTACCAGACTTATATCATGAACGGACAGACCTATGTTCCAACCAAACTGGATAATGGGCGCTATCCAGATGTCAAGCCGCTGACATTCAAGGAGTTCCTTCAGAACCACAAGGTGGAAGAGTTGAACGGCTTGTATGCTAAGGCGGCTGCAGATCTCTGA
- a CDS encoding hypothetical protein (EggNog:ENOG503P91C; COG:S) yields MFNLKNIITLLAVGVLSVSAAPAADVPVAEAEPALVDRQISARVFACEHIRSQGACITFNAPIAQCSWNDRISTIINQDRNLFRCVWFEHGGCSGRSYANQVDDHLGDGDGYFNDRISSIRCG; encoded by the exons ATGTTCAACCTCAAGAACATCATCACTCTGCTCGCCGTCGGAGTTCTCTCCGTCAGCGCTGCTCCCGCTGCTGATGTCCCGGTGGCTGAGGCTGAACCTGCGCTTGTCGATCGCCAGATCAGTGCCCGGGTGTTCGCCTGCGAGCACATCCGGAGTCAAGGTGCCTGCATCACGTTCAATGCTCCTATCGCTCAATGCT CCTGGAACGACAGGATCAGCACGATCATCAACCAGGATAGAAACCTCTTCCGCTGCGTGTGGTTCGA GCATGGCGGCTGCAGTGGTCGCTCATACGCCAACCAGGTGGACGACCATCTCGGTGACGGCGACGGGTACTTCAATGACCGGATCAGCTCCATCAGGTGCGGCTAG
- a CDS encoding hypothetical protein (EggNog:ENOG503NV06; COG:P), protein MKVVILSALAAVATAVELSTNLNYHSPSTRHSDLGIDLPTVQRRTLKRDSVPYSPDDLNFTHGIASGDPYPTSVILWTRVAPSLASDLGNITVEGNVPLYSHETERYIIADPNPICVDWAVWPATSSNATRWKRQGNETVVASGRAYTTSDIDFTIKVEAGGLSPFTEYNYQFTICGSDKKSRIGKTKTTPDKNDNVSEVKLAVFSCSNFPNGYFNAYGNAARKGGLDYVIHLGDYIYESAGGGERAHDPPRVTFTLGDYRTRHGQYRTDPDLQLLAANHPWIPTWDDHEVANNGYRDGFSALNNTEASFRQGGRMVSVDQRKMNAVRAYFEWMPIRQVDLDDNLRIWRSFELGNLADLIILDTRNYDRSITSLGWNDAYIELIRDEASRSLMGGRQESWFYRTLKESKDRGAKWRIIGSQVIFSGADGAGTDTWGGYTANRNRTLQTLIDNDIDNNVFLAGDSHRNQVADVTWLGELDYNPATGSGSLGVEFAGTAVSSSGRAGPISAANTYARNRVRDTDVLQWHEGYYRGYFVLSVQKDKVTAGFFGSPTVATRNPWELPLANLTVLSGENKLSRPVAGGKVEAGFAKGGTTTGTNLTLNTETKKWEVIGFDEMFISR, encoded by the exons ATGAAAGTCGTCATTCTCTCCGCTCTTGCGGCCGTAGCGACCGCCGTTGAACTCTCGACCAACCTCAACTACCACAGTCCCTCTACCCGTCACTCCGACCTGGGGATCGACCTCCCCACCGTCCAGCGCCGCACCCTCAAGCGCGACTCGGTCCCGTACTCTCCCGATGATCTGAACTTCACCCACGGTATAGCCTCTGGAGATCCCTACCCTACAAGTGTCATCCTCTGGACCCGCGTCGCTCCGTCTTTAGCGTCCGACCTCGGCAACATCACGGTCGAAGGCAACGTCCCGCTCTACTCTCACGAGACAGAGCGATACATCATAGCTGATCCCAATCCCATCTGTGTCGATTGGGCTGTTTGGCCTGCCACATCCTCCAATGCCACCAGGTGGAAGCGTCAAGGGAATGAGACTGTGGTTGCCAGCGGCAGGGCGTACACCACGAGCGACATTGACTTCACCATCAAAGTTGAGGCTGGGGGTTTGAGCCCGTTTACTGAGTACAACTACCAGTTCACCATTTGTGGGTCGGACAAGAAGAGTAGGATTGGCAAGACAAAGACGACGCCGGATAAAAATGACAATGTTAGCGAGGTGAAGTTGGCCGTGTTCAGTTGCAGCAACTTTC CAAACGGGTACTTCAACGCGTATGGGAATGCTGcgaggaagggagggttggACTATGTG ATCCATCTTGGAGATTACATCTACGAGAGTGCCGGTGGCGGCGAGAGGGCACATGATCCCCCGCGCGTGACCTTCACGTTGGGTGACTACCGGACTCGTCATGGCCAG TACCGAACCGACCCGGATCTCCAGCTCTTGGCAGCAAATCACCCCTGGATTCCTACATGGGATGATCATGAAGTGGCGAACAATGGCTACCGAGATGGGTTCAGTGCGCTCAATAACACCGAGGCTTCGTTCCGCCAAGGTGGCCGGATGGTTAGTGTCGACCAGAGAAAGATGAATGCTGTCAGGGCGTATTTTGAGTGGATGCCCATCAG ACAGGTAGATCTAGACGACAATCTCCGCATCTGGCGGTCGTTTGAACTGGGCAACCTCGCAGATCTTATCATTTTGGACACGAGAAACTACGACCGGAGCATCACTTCCCTCGGCTGGAACGACGCCTACATTGAGCTCATCCGCGATGAGGCCTCCCGGTCTCTCATGGGCGGAAGACAGGAGAGCTGGTTCTATCGTACTCTGAAAGAGTCCAAGGATAGGGGTGCCAAGTGGAGGATCATAGGCAGCCAAGTTATTTTTTCTGGTGCGGACGGAGCTGGTACTGACACTTGGGGT GGATATACCGCCAACCGTAACCGCACTCTGCAAACTCTCATCGACAATGACATCGACAACAatgtcttcctcgccggTGATAGCCATC GTAATCAGGTCGCCGACGTCACATGGCTAGGCGAGTTGGATTACAACCCTGCCACCGGGTCAGGCTCCCTGGGTGTAGAATTCGCTGGTACAGCTGTCAGCTCAAGTGGTCGGGCCGGTCCGATCAGTGCTGCCAACACTTACGCCCGAAATAGAGTGAGAGATACCGACGTGCTTCAGTGGCATGAGGGGTACTACAGGGGATattttgtcttgtctgtgCAAAAGGACAAGGTGACGGCTGGTTTCTTTG GATCACCCACGGTTGCAACGAGGAATCCTTGGGAACTACCCCTGGCGAATTTGACTGTTCTTTCGGGAGAAAACAAACTCTCCCGCCCTGTAGCTGGCGGGAAGGTAGAGGCTGGGTTTGCAAAGGGGGGAACTACCACGGGGACCAACCTGACTTTGAACACTGAGACGAAGAAGTGGGAAGTGATCGGCTTCGATGAGATGTTTATTTCTCGTTGA
- a CDS encoding hypothetical protein (EggNog:ENOG503PR77; SMCOG1034:cytochrome P450; antiSMASH:Cluster_2), with protein sequence MMMALRHALTWLPPSFPIAAAIAAIVLAVFINTLATPRRADPREPPLLKPTIPFIGHIIGLIRHQADYHRILQRKSKQPIVTLPMLTGKLYAIFDPSLISAGLKNKHLSTKPQVRAAVAPLIKASKGTVDLMMSEQGDVLQDRMMLHAIPTSFSGQLQQTFIEAALQEATTPPVYGKHQDPFSQDPSLLQSFWDYNESIMALMMDILPSFIAKKGHLGRIRLAQALTPYYSSQAEQHPAASALVRLRAQEMRNAGLPVEDIAKIETLLPLAAMTNTVPTLFWFFSHVFTRPAIAEQLRKEVEDNLLTRDGPKAKLAVSSAVLEEKTPFLWSCYRETLRLTVHQIATRTAMQDTTITSPKTGQTYFLAKGSVVQMSIGASHFLPEYWGEKYLDFKPDRFLGLTKEEERAFKVAHQPFGGGLHLCPGRHFALAEMMAVMTTLLVGFEVGGLDGEGEWREPERGTASIVDAATRPKDYGAGFGAKVRRREGWEDVVWEYKF encoded by the exons atgatgatggcactTCGACATGCCCTTACTTGGCTGCCACCCAGCTTCCCCATTGCCGCGGCGATAGCTGCCATCGTCCTCGCCGTGTTCATCAACACGCTTGCGACACCAAGAAGAGCAGACCCGCGGGAACCACCTCTTCTGAAACCCACCATCCCGTTCATCGGACACATCATCGGGTTAATCCGACACCAGGCAGATTACCACCGAATTCTACAGCGCAAATCCAAGCAGCCAATCGTCACACTTCCTATGCTCACAGGAAAGCTGTACGCCATCTTTGACCCCTCCTTGATCTCAGCCGGCCTCAAGAACAAGCACCTCTCAACGAAACCCCAGGTCAGAGCTGCCGTCGCGCCGTTGATAAAAGCCAGCAAAGGCACCGTCGACCTCATGATGAGCGAGCAGGGCGACGTGCTTCAAGACCGCATGATGCTGCACGCCATCCCGACTAGTTTCTCTGGGCAGCTACAGCAAACTTTTATCGAGGCCGCCTTGCAAGAA GCCACGACACCACCGGTGTATGGTAAGCACCAGGACCCTTTCTCCCAGGACCCGAGCCTACTGCAATCTTTCTGGGACTACAACGAGTCCATCATGGCGCTAATGATGGACATCCTGCCGTCCTTCATCGCCAAGAAAGGCCACCTCGGGCGTATAAGGCTAGCCCAAGCCTTGACTCCTTACTACTCCTCCCAGGCAGAACAGCACCCTGCCGCCTCTGCCCTTGTTCGTCTTCGTGCGCAGGAAATGCGCAACGCCGGTCTCCCAGTGGAGGACATCGCCAAGATTgaaaccctcctccctctcgcAGCAATGACCAACACCGTCCCGACTCTGTTCTGGTTCTTTAGCCATGTCTTCACACGGCCGGCTATCGCCGAGCAACTCAGGAAAGAAGTAGAAGATAACTTGCTCACCAGAGACGGCCCCAAAGCAAAACTGGCCGTCTCGTCAGCTGTGCTCGAAGAGAAAACACCTTTTCTGTGGAGCTGCTACAGAGAAACCCTCCGTCTCACCGTCCACCAAATCGCCACGAGGACGGCGATGCAAGACACGACTATCACGTCCCCCAAGACGGGACAAACATATTTTCTCGCAAAGGGAAGCGTGGTTCAAATGTCGATTGGGGCATCTCACTTTCTTCCGGAATACTGGGGGGAGAAGTACCTAGATTTCAAGCCTGATCGGTTTTTGGGGTTAacgaaggaagaggagagggcgTTCAAGGTGGCTCATCAGCCGTTTGGCGGTGGATTGCATCTCTGTCCGGGGAGGCACTTTGCCTTGGCGGAGATGATGGCTGTCATGACGACATTGCtggttgggtttgaggttgggggtttggatggggagggggagtggagggagCCTGAGAGGGGGACGGCGAGTATTGTTGATGCGGCTACCAGGCCAAAGGATTATGGGGCGGGTTTTGGGGCGAAGgttcggaggagggaggggtgggaggatgtTGTCTGGGAGTATAAGTTTTAA